A window of the Clupea harengus chromosome 8, Ch_v2.0.2, whole genome shotgun sequence genome harbors these coding sequences:
- the tpst1l gene encoding tyrosylprotein sulfotransferase 1, like, with product MMRKPQNVLLLACVVISSLTVFYLGLSTMECPSRGHWHGSHGRRYSWTSLNLGQNMSGPQIPLEYNENTPLIFVGGVPRSGTTLMRAMLDAHPMVRCGEETRVIPRLLAMHSTWSRSARERMRLDEAGVTDEVLDAAIRAFLLEVIVGHGEPAPRLCNKDPFTLKSLSYLSHLFPRAKFVLMLRDGRATVHSMISRRVTITGFDLSSYRDCLVKWSRAAESMYDQCREAGEERCMLLRYEQLVLQPQQAMQRLLHFLDLPWDTAVLHHEQLIGKAGGVSLSKTERSTDQVMNPVNTEALVKWVGKIPADVLKDMADIAPMLSRLGYDPQANPPDYTKLQEPSHGNSTLLMHRTVESPDPS from the exons ATGATGAGGAAACCACAAAACGTTCTGCTGCTGGCCTGTGTGGTCATCAGCTCTTTGACCGTATTCTACCTGGGCCTCAGCACCATGGAATGCCCAAGTCGTGGCCACTGGCACGGCAGCCACGGCAGGCGCTACTCCTGGACCTCCCTGAACCTGGGCCAGAACATGAGCGGCCCGCAGATCCCGCTGGAGTACAACGAGAACACACCGCTCATCTTCGTTGGCGGCGTCCCGAGGAGCGGCACCACACTGATGCGTGCCATGCTGGACGCCCACCCGATGGTGCGCTGCGGTGAGGAGACGCGCGTCATCCCACGCCTGCTTGCCATGCACTCCACCTGGAGCCGGTCGGCTCGCGAGCGCATGCGGCTAGACGAGGCCGGCGTCACCGATGAGGTACTGGACGCCGCCATCCGCGCCTTCCTGCTTGAGGTGATTGTGGGCCATGGTGAGCCGGCGCCGCGCCTGTGCAACAAGGACCCCTTCACCCTGAAATCGCTCTCCTACCTGAGCCACCTGTTCCCGCGCGCCAAGTTCGTGCTGATGCTGCGCGATGGCCGCGCCACCGTGCACTCCATGATCTCGCGCCGCGTCACCATCACAGGCTTTGACCTGAGCAGTTACCGCGACTGCCTGGTGAAGTGGAGCCGGGCGGCGGAGAGTATGTATGACCAGTGCCGCGAGGCCGGCGAGGAGAGGTGCATGTTGCTGCGCTACGAGCAGCTGGTCCTGCAGCCGCAGCAGGccatgcagaggctgctgcACTTCCTTGACCTGCCCTGGGACACGGCCGTGCTCCACCACGAGCAGCTCATTGGGAAAGCCGGCGGAGTGTCACTGTCTAA GACAGAGCGCTCCACAGACCAAGTGATGAATCCGGTCAACACGGAGGCCTTGGTGAAGTGGGTTGGCAAGATCCCGGCTGATGTGTTGAAGGATATGGCGGACATCGCGCCCATGCTGAGCAGACTCGGCTACGACCCTCAAGCCAACCCCCCTGATTACACCAAACTACAGGAGCCCTCACATGGGAACAGTACTCTACTG ATGCACAGAACTGTGGAAAGTCCTGATCCCAGTTAG